AGGTAAAAGAAATCTTTGGGTTCTTTTCATAAATGCTCCTCATTTACCCTCTGGTCCCATGATGCTTTCCCACAATGTCAAGGTACAGACTTAAGACTTCATTTTTTGACTGGTCAGCTATAGACAGTTCTTTTTCTTCTCACCTTATTAGGTCACCAGGCCATATTTAGGAAGTGCTGAAGTGAGAGTGGAATGCTCTGCGGTGGGACGGATGCCTGGAAGGTGCAGGTGGTACGTGGGGCATTAGGGCTGGAGAACCAAAGGCTGTCAGTCAGATTATTATCTCTGCTCTGCCTTACCGGTGACAGAAGAGGTCACCCATATCAGaaaagtctcacacacacagcctctgttACAGACACCttcttatttgtattttttttccagtgggTCTGCGCAAACTGAAGACAGGTTTATACTCCTGTATGACTACAACAGGCTTAGATTGAGACAGTTTGTATGTTGAGGATTATGAACTTCTTAAATTAGTTACTGTGTGTCAGGGTGGCTGTGTGAACACTGAATGACCTGCAACCAGAGAACTGTGTAATTTAGGACAATATGTAAATGAATCAGTATGTTAAAAATGGAAACCCTTTTCTGGCAtttgataaaaacatgtaagCTAAGGCTTGAGTATCACTAATGTCCTGGAGTGAAATCCAGCATCAGTGTTATATACTACAATCTTCAACTGGTGTTAAAGTGAAGATGTTCTTAGATGGTACTGGGAGAGAGTCTGTCTCCACCACCCACCCTGTTCTAATCTGGACACTGAACCTTCATCACCTTTCCTTAACATGTCGTGGGACCCTGCATGTGTTTGCGCTTATCAgtagactgaaataaatactaGGGTTAAGGAGCTCAGCTGACCTAACCAGCACGACCTGTCTGATCTGACCGTTACTGAGGGACAGGATTGTTGGATGTATTTCTCTTTGAACATTGGAAGACTCACAAATCTCTGACCAGGCTAAGCCTTGCTTATCAGTTTGTCCAGTTCAGTTCTGAAGTCAATTTACAATCAGAATTCTCTCTAGGTTCTTTTAGGAACTGTAGAGCTTGAGCCCAGAGTAAGTTAAGGTGACAGTGACCAGTTAAAACCACATAGGCTAACAATGTACACCTCATGGTAGAGCAGGTCAGTGGGCAGGAGCCACAACACCAGCATAGACACAGCTACAGTTTGCTTTCTTACCTTCAGGCAACCTAAGTTTGTTTCGTCATGTTTAATTAGTCACCATAAACATAATCATTTAGAGGATGTAATGAAAGTCTTAGATGCTAGTTCTTTACATGGAGAAGTATGACACGACTATATAATTAGAGATGCTGACTTGCTTGAAAGCCTTTAGGCTTTTGTAGTGGGAATTATTCCATTTCTCTTTTGATTCTTACTTTCTCAGAACCTAGAaagctttttctcttttttaaattaaacaggatgcatgcatttttaaaaagaaaaagctctGTCTTAGTTGGGCTGGCCATACATAcaattttaaacatttacatttataatGTATTATCATTTTAAATATTCGTTTGCTTGCATCGCCAATATTGTTTCCAAGGTAGCTGGACACGTAAATAGCAGCTGTGTCCTCCCACATTACATTGGAAAActggaaaaacaggaagaactgaCAGTCAGTATCTCGTCCACCATTAGGCCACACAGCCTGTGATACATACTCTGTACTTACAGTAGGAAAATCATTATTAACTTGACAATatcttattgttgttgttgttgtttgtcatgtGTCTTTGCCATCCTCATGGAGAACTGAGACTGTGAGTTAGTGGGTTATGGGTTAGTACAGTAAGCCAAATGTTTTggttctctcagtgtgtgtgtgtgtcttcgtTTGTGTATGTTGGGGGTGGGAATGGAGCTGAACCAGCCATACATCTAATGTGAGACAAACTGCTTCTTTGGCAGGAGCTGTCACAGGAATAGCAGGGGGGTCCTTATCAATCAACCCTCCCCCACCTGCCAATCAAATCCCCTGGCCACAGCAACTGAGGACCTGTTATCTGCCCAGCTGTCAGCTCCCTGTGTCCCCAACATGGGAAATGATGCATATGACTCAGGGACGTGTCAGCGTCCATCAGGGCCGGTTCAGGGCCGGTTCAGGGCCCCTCTtgttgtctcacacacagaaaagcgCTCCATCGAGTAAAGTGTTACCTGTAACTTGAATCCATCGAAATCAGGCCATGACTGTATTCAATTAAACATGAAATAATtgttgtcaaacacacacacacacatacagacacacactctgtagtACAGACAAAGGGAGAGAGGCAACCTGTGGCCTTTGTTGAACTGAAGGAGGATGAATATGTAAAGAGGAGCTCATTAATAGAGAGCTCAAAGACCCCTGGCTGAGTCTGCTTTGAGCTGGcctccagccacacacacacacacacacacacagtagtccTTTCAGACACACAGTACTCAAAGGTCTGTAAGGGAAATAGTTGTTAATAGATCAATCACCTGTAGGATGAGACCAACAGTAGAGCAATCCATCTGTGACTGAAGCTGTATGCTAATGAGAGGAGTCTCACTACGTcactgttgacacacacacagccacagaccaACAATGTAGTGGAATTCTGGAATAGTTGCAGCTGGGAAGTGTGTTAAACACTTATGTTGTGGGTaattcatccattcattcagcTGCTTTTTCATTTCAGACTCATATTACttccacctacacacacactgctgctgttgtatttGTACCTTCATAAAACgtattgtgtttatatatatgtgtgtgtgtgtgcggcatGTGAatatgctgtttgtttgtgcgtAAGTGTGTgggtcatgtgtgtgtggagttacAGCCACTTGTTTGTCTCCTGTCTGTGGATCCCCACCAGCCTCCCAGGatttcctcacctcctcttcctcttctccaccGCAGTGTCTCTGAGTTGTTCAGATTCTTATTTCACATCCCTACATTGACATTTGTGGGAAATTTACTCTGGTTTTTCAAAACGCATCAAGACATTTCTGAGATGTCAACGTTGACATGAAGAGTCCAAACGGGTGCACCAGTAGTTCCAAAAACACTAAAGTATGAATAGATCTCCCCAAACACAGAACCCTATAGAACCCATTGATGCTCCCAGTTTGTGCCTCAGGTGCTGTGATAAACCCTGAATCCGATCTGAGTTTGATGGGATTACTACGATCACGGCGCTTTTCTGATGAAACTCCTTCAAAAACTGATGACAATGAATTAACTATGCATTCATCTTAAATTAGTGTTATTGCAATAACATGTATTCTATAGattgcagcagacacacaacctcgGTAACAAtcttattataataataagaataaaacaAGCAGACATTTCCTTCAGTATATAGAGGTGGAAACCTCTTATCTCTTCATTCATTGTTGCTCTGATTCTTTTCCTAGCTCCCACCAGTTATTACAGTGGCCTGCTAGCCACTGCTGATGCTGTAATCATCATAACTGTGGTGGCCTGCTCATTACATGAGGCCTGTGCTGTGATTTGGACAAATTGCTCTGAGATGTCTGCATGggtaaaaaaacactgtttggaCACATGGAGCTGGATCAGGAAAAAAGAATGGTTAAGGACATCCTTCTGTGTTCCTGCTGCACCTTCCTTTACATGTAATATTTCCATTAGAAATGTCTGTTACCATGTGGttcaaacactaaaatgttaaacatgcttctcctgtgttgtggtTTGGATCAAATATTACAtcctaaacattaataaatccGCCACTTGTTCTGCATCCTGAGGGCTTAGAGATGTTTGCTGTCCGCACTTCATGGTACACAGTTCTTAAATTGGACACACTTGGATCGGAGCTCATCCACAGTGCAGCTCACAGGCTGTGTAAGACGTGTATGACAGACATTTGGGCTCAGAGTTGACCCAGgtcacagatcagagctgtaTCTTCCTGGCCAGGTCCAGAATGTGGCCGCTGCTGAAATCACAGGTTACAGATGGTCAGCTAGTGCTGGCCTCCAAGTGGACCGACCTGCACCCAGCTAGGGTGGACACGCCTCTGACCACAGCGCTCTGGGCCAAGCACTGTCAAACTGTTATAGGCTTGGCTGTGCTGCCGTACTGAAGTGAGAAGCATCAATTAATATCCAAATGAGTAGAGTTTATATTTGACTTATGTTAATGTAACATTAAAAAAGAACTGGTTAAggttaccccccccccacatatAGATACAGCTCTAGAAATACATGCAAATGTTCCATTTTGACTTGTTTCCTGGTGATGACAGGATGAACATATCTCTGGATTTTTTCAATAACTGAAGACTCTGAACAAGGCTTTTTTGAGCTTGAGCTGTTAACTTGTGTTGACACATAACTACTGAGAgataaacatgacaggttgtccTGTAAGGGATTCATTTGAATGTGTTAGGAGAGTGACCCCTTTCAACTCCTAACAACACAAACTTTAATTATCTAATACACAAAGTGCATTTGTAACTGTTCATTCCGGACTGTTAGTTCAAGCATGCCCTTCTAGTGGCCTGACCACTATTAACACCCAATTAAACTGCCATTAAGCTCCGCAGAACCCAGAGAGTTCAATTTATACTTACACCATGCTCAGCCAATCGTAGTGTGGCAGCTTCTGGAGAAGCTACTATTGTTGTGTTCTGCGTATTAGTGGCTGTAAAAGAGCCCTCAGAAGGCCCAATAGAGCCACTGTGGGATCCCAAGGACCAAACAGGGTCCACAACTAGGAAATAGTTGTATTGTTATTCATAGAGGCAGACACTCAGATCTCCCCTTTGCTGTTGGGGGATCCGCCGTTACAGGTAGTTGCGAACTGTTGCTACTTGTTGAGATGAGAGCCTAGCACACAATGAACTGCTGAAGGGCACAATGACTTCAAATAAGTTTCAAGGTAAACTCCCTCTGCACAATAGAAGGGCCTGGGCACTTCAAGTCACAGACACTGAAGGCCACCTTGCGTATTGAGCTGTGTATTGgtgatttgttgttttctggGTTTTGAGAGTCGTAAATGAACAGAGTAATAACACGTCTGTGTCATGTTTGCCAGTGAAAGGACGATGAATGGAGGAGGGAAAGGGTGATGTTTTGTGAGGCTGCAAAGCAATAATGTTGTGATCAAACACGGGGAAGCTGTATGGGGGTCTGGCCCAGTCCTAGGGCCCGTGTGAACGTAGAGTTCAAAAACCACCACAcatgtcctctttccatctGCTGCTTTCAGTCCTGCACACTGTGGAAGCAGACACTTTCCAATGGATCACTGGTGTCCTCTAGTGGCAGTTTCTGGTAAGTGCAATGCCTGAACGTGTATGTGTCTACTCCAAATAGTGTAAGCACAAACATGACATAACGTTGTCATTAGACAATGTCACAAGTTCAGATCTGTCAGCCTTCTGTTAACTTTGCTGTTAGTGATCCATCAATTATTAATCAcatgatttattgatttattgtttcaaAACtttttcagagagagagaatattgTGTTTTGGACTTGAGGTACAGTGGGACAGTGTGTTAGAGGGAAAACTAAACaaactacagtgtgtgtgtgtgtgtgtgtgtgtgtgtggtcatggtAAACATAAAGGaaggaataataaaaaaacacagtacagCATGGAAACAGACATGTGTCACGGTATCCTTTGTCTTCTGCGGTGAAGCGTGGTTACTGACAAACCAAGCTTCAGTTCAGCTCAGATATTTGTCcttctctgttcctgttgttacaaatggacaaaaaatTCTTTAGTTTTGGTTAGGATACTCATAAATGGTTCATCATTAACCTTTGACCCTGACAATAGCCTTATATCTTCACTTAAACAACACTTTGCTCATTCACATCAAAGTCGGCAGGTAGAAAAATGCCCTAACACATACACATTGAGGAATGAACGGCTGCAATTAACATGTGACTGTCTTTAATGATGTGGGAGAATAAACATGTGAGTGGAGTGGAGCAGTCAGCAGAAACCATCCCCAAAAAACAGGCCGAATGCTTATTGGGTGGCCAAATTAACATACTAGCATCTGAAGCCCTGTCTGTAGCCCCAGGACAGGCAGTGCTGATTAGCATTTAAAACACCCCATAGTGGTGAATTTAACTTAGTTTATTAAAAAATCTCAAAAGGTTCATTCTAAAGACACGTCTTTCATATGAACGTTAACAAAATCCATTTCCACTGCACTTATCACACCAACATGGCAGGTGTCCAGGTTAGCAATGAGAAAAGGCTTTTGTTAGAAAATAGAAAACATGAGAAACAGCAGATTAAGGAATTAACTACTAATAATGAGACTGGAATACGTCATGTggtctgacagcagtgtggCTGTGTGATGACCAGTGTCCTATCAGAGAGATTCCCACTCTGTGCATTGGTGTATTTATGTGAGAGGGGAAGTGTGCATGTCCACAAAGCTGTCTGCGTGGCAGCCAGGTGCTAAAGCATAAATACCAGGCCGGCCCAGTCGTAACACCCTCACTCACAATTCACTTAAACCCTGTTGCAAACACTTGCCAAATTCATCAGCTATCTGCCAGAGCATTTACACACCTATCATCACCAGCTACCATCAACCAGAGGAAAGGTTCAGAGGGCTAAAGCTGCCACGGGTACTTCCtccttttgttgtgttgttttgtggaGAAAGCTGTGTCCATGTGCATCTCCAGCTGAGAAATTTAACATGCAGCCAGGCCGAAACTGTACCCACTGTTACCACTAGATGGGTTGGTGTGGCACAGTATTTTGTGCAAACCGTTGTGTTGATTTTCTGTTTcaagaaaaaatatttcttgAGTTTTTGTGCGCGCGCGTGTTTTAGTTGTGAGGTCAGCACAACTGCACATAACCAGGCTAGCAGGCCCTTAGTAGCAGGTATTGCAATTCTGTCcaaagttattattattccaGCTGTGCAGGAAACACGAAACAGCAAAGAGCAAAAGACACAGTGGTCCTGGAAAATTGGAATTACAATGTGGACTGATAGTTTTGGATGAGCagaaaataattataataataatattataataataataataataataataataatataataatactgCAGATGTCAGTGTGAGCAGGGAGACCTGCCACAGCTCTTGATGCTCCTGTGCTTAGTACATGAGGCGACCTGCATTGTGCCCACAGCTTGCTGGTGGTGTGTCCATAAGTTGTCCATAGCAGAGAATGCCCACGTTATGCAGAAAAGTctattcatgtttattttatttcactagTCACAGTTTCACTTATCAACTCTCCAAACTGTTCCTTAACTCAATGTGTGGTTCGGGTTTTATCAGTACGAACACAGTGATCTTTTTTGCAGTACTTAGCTAGTAACTAGTTGTGCATGGTAATATTTATCATGTATTGAACGCAGTGGAAAGTGCAGTACTGTCTGTATCTGCAAGAACACACATAGTATTGTGTCACCGCATATTTCACTACTTAAAATGACACATGATGATTTTGGTCATGTAGCTTTTAACAATTCATGAAACTATATGCACATAATTCCATGTATTCACATAGGTTGGGCTTTATCATACAGCTCAGTGCACTGTGATAAAGTGACAGAGAGCCATGGTGAGAGCAGTTGGGGCCATTTTATTGAATGAATAAACATTAACAGGTAGCTCTTTACATCAAACATGTCATGTGAAGAAACATGCTTAAATATTGGGATTTTACATCATAGATACATTTTACTGCAAAATATACATTTAggtttaaaaaatacaatttcaAAAGTTGAATTCTTCTTAGAAACAGCACACGATGCACCtaacacactgtgtctgcattCAGAAACAGTCATTTGATCTCTGCGCACAACgtttttagtttttgtgttgctgACATGTTGGACATTTACATACACCATACAGTAAGCAGCAAGCATTCAGGGGATGGACACATGTATGGCTATTACATTACAAAAACCtactaaaacatgttttattgaaacACTTTATAAAAGCCTTGTTATGTGTGAAGCTCAGAGTGTGCAGTAAGGATTAACTCAGGACATGCAGATGCTTAACAACTGCCTTTCAAACTGTGTGCTATACAGGAAAAAGAgtacacagcagcagaaaagtaGCTTAAGCAGGTGAAAATCTTTAGAGGTCAAGGAAAGGTGCTCATTTAAGATCCTTTTTTCAGTTATCTAGTTTCCAGTGATGTAGTTTGTGAGTGGTTAATATAGAAGTGACGTTGTCTCCACATGATTTCTTACTAACAGAGACCAAATATTTGGTGCTGTTTCCCCTGCTCAAGAAGCATACAGGAAAACATAATGAGGTCCATGTTTCAGTCCTTCAAAGAGGAGCGTAGGTGTGTATTACACCGGCCACATCTCTGTGTTTAATGGAGGTGGGCACTCATTGCGATGGTAGACACCTTGTAGATACCTTGTAAAACTAAATGCTTAGCCTGTTTTTAATGACTAATCCTAACCAGAAGTGTTACATGCCTAACTACAACTGTGAGTTAAAATGAGACTTTGAGGCAGAAACAACAGATAAGTGGAAATAAAACAGCTGGTGGCGTCAGGGGGGACTGCAACcctggactcctgagtgaaggGAGGGAGATGTTTTCAACCTGAGTGTGATCCATGTCAAAGTCAAGCTTCCCTCGACTAAGCCCACTGAGTGAGGGTGAGGTGTTGTTTGGTTAAAGTCACGAACAGTCCTGCAGTCTCACTGAGCACCTGAGCGCTGTTATGGTACAGAAGAGGAGCTATCAAACTCCAGTGAAGCATGTTCCACACCGCCATACCCATTCATCTTCTTCAGCTTCAGTTGGTCAGTGTGGATCAAACCCTGAGTCTCCAGGATGGCCTCTTTCTTAGAGAACAGCCGGCTGATCTCCATGAAGGTCTTGTTTTTGGTCTCTGGGATCACAACGTAGACATAGACGGCCACGGACACACATATGGCGGCAAACACCAAGTAGCAGTATGCACCTGCTGACTTCTGAATGTGGCAGATGGGTGGCCATTGGCAGGACAGAAAGAACAGGGCAGAACTGTTAGACTTTGAAGTTGAGAAGGATCACTAGGCAGATATCTGCTGTTTGTGACACCATCTGTCTGTGATCAGTCAGGAGGGTTCATTTGAGGGGAAACAAACATTGAAAGCAGTTTCTGGAGCTAATTGTGCAAAGTGTACATCACAGTTTGTCAAACCTTTGGCAGCCTTTAGCTGTTGGCATTAAGGAAAGAGGTGTGCAGCCACTCATCGTGTGGTTTTTACCTGTAGGAAGGGGAAGACAAAGCCCACAGTGAAGTTGGAAAGCCAGTTGAGCGAGCCCCCGATGATGTAGGCTGCTGGACGGTGCGACTGTTTAAACAGCTCTGCTGTAATCAGGAAGGGGACTCCCGCTAGGACGGAGACAAAACATGACACTCATCACAGTCAGTCCATTGTCCATGTTTTGAATTTGGTGAATCTTATCAAACATCATATACTGAATGGTGCCGTCCACAGTCAGTAAatacataaacagaaaaatagtCAGTTTtgatttgcatgtttttgcCATCTGTTTATTTCAGATTTGATGATGAGGAAatgatttaaatgtatgtgACAGCCAGTCACAATATTTCGTTGTCATTGCAGAATGAATCATTGTCAGAGATGCGTGTTCTGGTTACATAACATTGTTAATGCCTGATCCTTGTCCTGGCTCTATTCCTGGCCTCTATGCTTTTGCCTCTGTCATTTCCATGATTCTAAATGTGACCACACCTTAATGAATGCATGACCACTGCACGACAAGCTGTTTAGGGGAGTGCATGTCTCAGCCACTCAAGATAAgaatactaataataatgtaatCTGGAGCAGCATACCTGGACCAATACAGAAGCCAGCAATGATGCcaaccacacagcaaacactgatGTAGCGCATGAATGGTAAATGAGCCTACAGGGAGAGAAAACAGCATTTTCAAACCAATTTTACAATCCAAATTGTCTCTATGTGCTCAGAGGATAAGGGATGATATTAGTGTGAATTTGTGTTTAGCAAAAAGTAGAACTAGTCTAAACTATAGTGTGTTGGACCTATAGGTAcagatacagtcacttgttgagGTGGCTACAGCCACAGATAGAACAGAGCTGACTAACAGACTCTGGGTCTTTGTGAAGCACCTTCAGATCATTCTAattgtgctatataaataaaactgaactgaactgaaataaaaaataacttaaattcctattttttgtttttcataatATCACTATCACTCAGCTGAGGAGGgatatttctctctctcacacacacacctgtaaaaTGAGGGCTAATGTAATTCCAGCACTGcagaagcccatcacagcaaAACCCCCAATCATGAGAGGCCTTCGACCCAGCTTCTCTAtagtaaaacactgcaggaagAGACACAGAACTCACGTGGGACACATGAAAAACCAATCTGTTAATCTGCTAAAGCTGCAGCCATGGACACATGAGCTCATCCACATAAACATCACCTGCACATTTTTCCACACCAGTACCCAAGCAATTCTTCTAATTTGCCTTACCAAACAATAGGCACTCCAGAGGTGAAGCCCCGGTAGGCCTATGTTCACCTCTGTGAGGCAGAATTATGAAAATAGGTTATTTCTTTTCAGTGATAGGTTTAGCTCGTGCAGGAGCAGGCAGAAGTTAGAGAAACACTGAGTACAAGAATGGAAATAGGACAAGTAatgcctttgtgtgtgcatattaCACAAACTAACACCTCAAGCTGTGGCTACATgctatgtatgcatgtatgtttATCCAATAAACCCATATGGTTTGGTCATTTACATGTTACACTTAAGCAGAGCGAGGCTACCTGGTTCCTTCTGCCTTTTATATTAGTCATCAGATCTataaatcaatcaaatcaatcaGTCATAATAGAATACCAAGAAAGAATATTGAATAAAAGATATAGGTTCTGTGAACTGTAAAAATCATTGCTTTACCCCAATCAGTCCAGCGATGATCTCTATAATTCCTGTTCCTGCAGTGGTATACTGGATCTCAGGAGCCGGTATACCAGCATTCTCAAAGATATCGTTGGTATAGAACCAGATCTACGGAGAAACATAAGAGCATAATATCAGTACTTAAAGCACGTCCAGTTGCCATTTCAGCTACTATGTGATCTGGCTTCCTGAATTGTCAATACCTAAGGTAAAATCTAAAATAACAAGACTAGTCAAAGCAGCATTTTTCATATTATAGTTAAACTTTAAGAACATTAAAACTGTAACCGGCTATGGCCTCATGTGATTGATTTCCTCATTTTATGTTGTGTGGAtttatgttttaattatattcttgGTTTTGGTTCCATgtcctgtcttattttgaaagtcttgtcttCCTTGTGTGTCCTCCATTGTgataatttatgtatttattaaagtTCACCTTTAGTCTGGAAATTCTTGGCTTTGAGTTCtattgtctgcatttgggtcctcatTTGGGTTTTTTCTTAAAGATAACCACATGTCTTAGGTGGATGTTTACAGATTGTATCAACCACGCCCAATCACATTCAATCCTTTGGAAAATGTGTCCAAATAAATTCTCTGATATTGGCTCTCTTCCCTGTATCACTATATGTATACATTTTAGTGTCCAGAGTGTCCTTACAGCATCAATACCAGACAGCTGCATGCCGATGTTGATGACCACCACACTCAGCACCTGCCAGCGTACTGTTTCATCCAACAATAGTTTCCatactgaaaatgtgtccactGATGACAAGGAGCGCTGCTCCTCCTGCATCTCTTCAATCTCAGCTTGGATGTTACACTTGGCTCTGTACCATTTCAGTGCTGACAAACAGGAAAGAACATGTGAGGAAAGCCACTTCTGTTGCCTGTATTTGTGTTCTTTCAGTCATTACCCAAGTTTCATGACCATACGTGAGGGCAGAGAGAGTCATATAGACTGACTTGTAAACAAAAAGCCAACGTGAACCCTTCTGTttaccatacagcctgtccccAACCCTTACCTATGGTCACAGTCTCTCTGCACTATCATGGCCCAATACAATGTCTGCCCCAACTACCTTTTCTAAGGTCAGTGTGGTTCATTTGCTCCCTTTCCCCATTACCCGTGAACAAAACTAAGATATTTAGACTCCACCTGGAACAGGTTCTCCCCCCTCCTATAGAGGGAGCATGTCATTGTTTTCTGGGAGAGGACCATGGCCCCACATGC
This Parambassis ranga chromosome 15, fParRan2.1, whole genome shotgun sequence DNA region includes the following protein-coding sequences:
- the slc2a15a gene encoding solute carrier family 2 member 15a, which encodes MAEEVLIPSSGKITSHLTRSLLAVAFLTSFGSSMLYGYNLAVVNSPAGYIKDFYNKTVVSRNGTGLSEETLTLMYSLTVSVFAIGGLLGSLIVGILVTRFGRKGTVVNTTVLVFIAGSLMGFSRICGSPEMVIVGRFITGIHSGISLSVVPMYLGEIAPKNLRGFLGLVPSIFIGTGVFVAQVLGLHELLGKEEHWPLFLSVVVVPTFIQLMFLPWFPESPRYLLIEKHNVHATITALKWYRAKCNIQAEIEEMQEEQRSLSSVDTFSVWKLLLDETVRWQVLSVVVINIGMQLSGIDAIWFYTNDIFENAGIPAPEIQYTTAGTGIIEIIAGLIGCFTIEKLGRRPLMIGGFAVMGFCSAGITLALILQAHLPFMRYISVCCVVGIIAGFCIGPAGVPFLITAELFKQSHRPAAYIIGGSLNWLSNFTVGFVFPFLQKSAGAYCYLVFAAICVSVAVYVYVVIPETKNKTFMEISRLFSKKEAILETQGLIHTDQLKLKKMNGYGGVEHASLEFDSSSSVP